In the genome of Andrena cerasifolii isolate SP2316 chromosome 5, iyAndCera1_principal, whole genome shotgun sequence, one region contains:
- the Notum gene encoding palmitoleoyl-protein carboxylesterase notum: MRAELQISMCLTVLALTIAAEEKPTNTVSVSAGSPAIQSNTIQKLIKILEKYGLEEQRGLKRVYLSNRSITCNDGSQAGFYLRKSHGSKRWIIFLEGGWYCYDHKSCRNRWLRLRHLMTSTQWPETRDVGGLLSANPEENPFWWNANHVFVPYCTSDSWSGTRASPSDMFSFMGAEIVLQVVRDLVPLGLENASSLLLAGSSAGGTGVMLNLDHLHNLVHHELGLKHIAIRGVSDSGWFLDRAPYSPNGLSPVDAVRKGMDLWKARMPHNCVSKHTSEPWRCYFGYRLYPTLTAPLFVFQWLFDEAQMSADNVGAPVTKQQWDYIHKMGDSLRQTFENVTAVFAPSCISHSVLTKRDWQLVKIDEVSLAQALHCWEQMPIGNHRNDTRSPIETNQPCAKSLRKLLRSGLTKGNGTSPELGRAGKTESSAVSQKVSSTVITKPDGGKSATVTAQGKENKKRKRRKHKGRRRERNKDARTKKEKHERRKAAGRRRGNKQNNDNNHTGMFNGTRPQRSVIPSGKRKCVQGCHFRLIERCTWPQCNHSCPKLHNPFTGEEMDFIELLKSFGLDMKSVANALGIDIQTLNSMDHDELLNLLTQRAN, translated from the exons ATGAGAGCAGAACTTCAG ATCTCAATGTGCCTGACGGTCCTCGCGCTGACGATAGCAGCCGAGGAGAAGCCGACGAACACCGTGTCGGTGTCGGCCGGTTCGCCAGCGATCCAGAGCAACACGATCCAGAAGCTGATCAAGATCCTGGAGAAGTACGGGCTGGAGGAGCAGAGGGGCCTGAAGAGGGTCTACCTGAGCAACAGGTCGATCACTTGCAACGACGGGTCGCAGGCGGGATTTTACCTGCGAAAGTCGCACGGTTCGAAGAGGTGGATCATTTTCCTGGAAGGTGGCTGGTACTGCTACGACCACAAGAGCTGCAGGAACAGGTGGCTCAGGCTGAGGCATCTGATGACGTCGACACAGTGGCCCGAGACACGCGACG TTGGTGGCCTTTTGTCGGCGAACCCCGAAGAGAATCCATTCTGGTGGAACGCGAATCACGT GTTCGTCCCTTATTGCACGAGCGACAGTTGGAGCGGCACCAGAGCTTCTCCCAGCGACATGTTCTCGTTCATGGGCGCGGAGATCGTTTTGCAAGTGGTGCGGGATCTCGTTCCACTGGGCCTCGAGAACGCCAGCTCTCTTCTTTTGGCAGGGAGCAGCGCGGGCGGGACCGGTGTCATGTTGAATTTGGACCACCTGCATAATTTGGTTCACCACGAATTAG GCTTGAAACACATCGCGATACGAGGTGTCTCCGATTCAGGCTGGTTTCTCGACAGGGCGCCCTATTCCCCGAACGGTTTGTCACCCGTAGACGCAGTTCGCAAGGGGATGGACCTTTGGAAGGCGCGGATGCCTCATAATTGCGTTTCGAAGCACACCAGCGAGCCGTGGAGATGCTATTTCGGATACAGACTGTACCCGACGTTGACAG CGCCCCTGTTCGTTTTTCAATGGCTCTTCGACGAGGCGCAGATGTCAGCCGACAACGTGGGTGCACCAGTGACGAAGCAGCAATGGGATTACATACACAAGATGGGCGACAGCCTGCGGCAGACCTTCGAAAACGTCACCGCGGTCTTTGCCCCGAGCTGCATTAGTCACAGCGTCCTGACGAAGAGGGATTGGCAGCTGGTTAAAATAGACGAGGTTTCCTTGGCACAGGCGTTGCATTGTTGGGAACAAATGCCAATCGGCAATCACCGTAACGA CACGCGCTCGCCGATTGAAACGAACCAGCCGTGTGCCAAGTCGCTGCGGAAGTTGCTGCGCTCAGGGCTGACGAAAGGAAACGGAACTTCGCCGGAGCTCGGAAGAGCCGGGAAAACCGAGTCCTCGGCGGTGTCGCAGAAAGTCTCGTCCACGGTGATTACCAAGCCGGACGGGGGGAAATCAGCGACCGTCACGGCGCAGGGAAAGGAGaacaagaagaggaagaggcggAAGCACAAAGGCAGGCGGAGAGAACGGAACAAGGATGCGAGGACGAAGAAAGAGAAGCACGAACGGAGAAAAGCTGCGG GCCGACGGAGGGGCAACAAGCAGAACAACGACAACAACCACACGGGCATGTTCAACGGCACCAGGCCTCAACGGTCGGTGATACCATCTGGCAAACGGAAGTGCGTCCAGGGCTGCCACTTCCGGTTAATCGAACGTTGCACTTGGCCGCAGTGTAATCACAGCTGCCCGAAGCTGCACAATCCGTTTACCGGGGAAGAGATGGACTTCATCGAGCTGCTGAAGAGCTTCGGCCTCGACATGAAGAGCGTGGCGAACGCTCTGGGCATCGATATACAGACGTTGAACAGCATGGACCACGACGAGCTGCTGAATCTCCTCACGCAGCGAGCGAATTAA
- the LOC143368904 gene encoding PI-PLC X domain-containing protein 1 codes for MMLKGAIFLFLHLFCDIALAAQCGKVWLTVSSLWRPIAASDKVVDAELEVNWDLDCPSSTGYPDTIKVFTADPAHNKTIKPKLILTSLQHPRGYYRTNITVGRPPLPGGWDTKDGATLPGPHCLKHHAALYKDGAILTSSCLQIWPTWMYDLRRQLGRLPIGSLMIPGTHNSGCYKHGDLTRRDAFQRYLLTQDRDVWTQLVHGIRYLDIRVGYYPSIPNGTAVAEEGNHTSRFWINHDVIRITPLSAIIKDVRNFLNVARGEVVIMDFHRFPVGFEGRPSRHRRLAMILWREFEGLILKPDRGVEGLGPTLNDIWTGGKRLIICYGDKHTVNEYDWLWPTMSQAWGNQQTVEGLFKYLDEVIIGPKMFRNSQNPLWAVMAELTPYPLDIIFNLSGGLRQMADSVNRNLTFKFQEEWWKETNIVATDFFLGNNLIDVSIQANIKKSNIAQWRL; via the exons ATGATGCTGAAGGGGGCGATATTCCTCTTCCTTCACTTATTCTGCGACATCG CATTGGCCGCGCAATGCGGGAAAGTATGGCTGACAGTCTCCTCGCTGTGGAGACCGATCGCTGCCAGTGACAAGGTGGTCGACGCAGAGCTCGAAGTAAATTGGGATCTCGATTGTCCATCGAGCACAGGATACCCAGATACCATCAAGGTGTTCACTGCTGACCCAGCACATA ATAAAACGATCAAGCCCAAGTTGATATTAACATCGTTGCAACACCCGCGTGGTTATTACCGGACGAACATTACCGTCGGTCGACCGCCACTTCCGGGAGGATGGGACACCAAGGATGGCGCGACGCTTCCTGGCCCTCATTGCTTGAAACACCATGCTGCTCTCTACAAGGATGGCGCTATCCTCACCAGTTCCTGCTTGCAAATTTGGCCGACGTGGATGTACGACTTGAG GAGGCAACTAGGGAGGCTTCCGATAGGAAGCTTAATGATTCCAGGGACTCACAATTCAGGATGCTACAAGCACGGCGACCTGACGAGAAGGGACGCCTTCCAAAGGTACCTGTTAACCCAAGACCGCGACGTGTGGACGCAATTAGTTCACGGTATAAGGTATCTGGACATCAGAGTGGGTTACTACCCGTCGATTCCAAACGGCACCGCCGTCGCCGAGGAAGGTAACCACACGAGCAGGTTCTGGATCAATCACGATGTCATTCGGATCACCCCCCTGTCCGCCATCATCAAAGACGTGAGAAACTTTCTGAACGTTGCTAGGGGAGAGGTCGTCATCATGGACTTTCATAG ATTTCCGGTGGGTTTCGAGGGCAGGCCGAGTAGGCACCGACGATTGGCCATGATCCTCTGGCGAGAATTCGAAGGACTGATCCTCAAGCCCGATAGGGGGGTCGAAGGTCTTGGCCCGACCTTGAACGATATTTGGACCGGAGGGAAACGCTTGATAATTTGTTACGGCGATAAGCACACCGTGAATG AGTACGACTGGCTGTGGCCAACGATGTCTCAAGCCTGGGGCAATCAGCAGACGGTGGAGGGCCTCTTCAAGTATCTGGACGAAGTTATCATTGGTCCCAAAATGTTTCGTAACAGTCAGAATCCACTGTGGGCAGTGATGGCTGAGCTGACGCCGTATCCGCTGgacataattttcaatttatccGGCGGGCTGCGGCAAATGGCCGACTCTGTCAACAGGAACCTCACGTTCAAGTTCCAAGAGGAATGGTGGAAGGAAACCAACATAGTTGCCACGGATTTCTTCCTCGGGAACAACTTGATCGACGTGTCGATACAGGCGAATATCAAGAAGAGCAACATCGCCCAATGGCGCCTGTAA
- the LOC143368905 gene encoding prostaglandin E synthase, producing METNITHEAKELWTVYAWWSCVLALKMYSLAWFTGRIRVAKQVIHSEEDRVWMKGPNVILCHTGGGHEDVDRIRSAHRHDLETLLPYLLIMPIWLYTSPSFPLARTILPCFAIVSILYTLLHMQMVNAHRYCKTILSALEFCTLASVSAMSVHHYANAPQNSLL from the exons ATGGAGACCAATATCACACACGAGGCGAAAGAGCTGTGGACCGTTTATGCATGGTGGTCGTGCGTTCTTGCGCTGAAGATGTACAGTCTCGCGTGGTTCACTGGCCGGATTCGAGTAGCCAAACAG GTGATTCACAGCGAGGAGGACAGAGTGTGGATGAAAGGTCCCAATGTAATTTTATGCCACACCGGAGGTGGTCACGAGGACGTGGACCGCATCCGAAGCGCGCATAGGCACGATCTTGAAACTCTGCTCCCTTATCTGCTAATTATGCCGATATGGCTGTATACGTCGCCCTCGTTTCCTCTGGCTAGGACGATTCTTCCATGCTTCGCGATAGTCAGCATATTGTACACGCTGCTGCACATGCAGATGGTGAACGCGCATCGTTATTGCAAAACTATCCTCTCCGCTCTGGAATTTTGCACCTTGGCTTCCGTATCTGCCATGTCTGTACACCATTATGCAAATGCACCGCAAAATTCGTTATTATAA